One genomic segment of Vibrio penaeicida includes these proteins:
- a CDS encoding DUF1800 domain-containing protein codes for MENLTHQQASRFLDMATMGVKQDELATFQTLDDRDSWINLQIELPHFNQLERTQYQQTQRNLNEPTQECRVGAWFDSALWDPAQLRQRVAFALSEIFVVSDRDANLTGHPEALAHYYDLLLDGAFGRYIDLLRSVTLSPVMGTFLTMAGNKPENMTGQLPDQNYAREVMQLFSIGLYTLNNDGTVVSDGTGTRLETYTDQDIEALSRVFTGWEIDGENLISPMVENNECHDMNEKWILGEQYAAGQTALQDLEQFLLQISRHPNTAPFICTLLIKRLVTSNPTQDYVARVASAFTVSDGDLSYVIRTILTDPAVLESASPQLAKVREPILAMTYLYRAMDAYPGKNGDIVYNPMDYKNTFRQYPLGAPSVFNFFQPSDTPSGELLDRNLTSPELSIIDWQSLIDLSNLFYRSLLDFGQNRSNSNTQTELYIAPVDLEELAEAGKRDELIEAINTRFLNGSGSPNVLERVAAIYDGHNNKYYAVPKMLFMALISPEFMVQE; via the coding sequence ATGGAGAACTTGACCCACCAGCAAGCATCGCGTTTTCTGGACATGGCTACCATGGGCGTTAAACAGGATGAACTCGCAACATTTCAAACACTGGACGACAGAGATTCATGGATAAACCTGCAAATCGAACTCCCCCATTTTAACCAATTAGAGCGTACTCAGTACCAACAAACACAACGTAACTTGAACGAGCCTACCCAAGAGTGTCGCGTCGGAGCTTGGTTCGATTCCGCGTTATGGGATCCGGCACAGCTAAGGCAGAGGGTCGCATTCGCACTCAGTGAAATCTTTGTCGTAAGCGATCGCGACGCTAATCTCACCGGGCATCCTGAAGCGCTGGCCCATTACTATGATCTACTGCTCGATGGAGCATTTGGTCGGTACATCGACTTACTCAGAAGCGTAACGCTTTCCCCTGTTATGGGGACATTTCTGACCATGGCTGGCAATAAGCCCGAAAACATGACCGGGCAGCTACCGGATCAGAACTACGCTCGGGAAGTGATGCAGTTATTTTCAATTGGGCTATATACCCTCAACAATGATGGCACTGTCGTATCGGATGGCACAGGAACCCGGCTTGAAACCTATACCGACCAAGACATTGAAGCACTTTCTCGCGTGTTTACGGGTTGGGAGATCGACGGAGAAAATCTGATCAGCCCCATGGTTGAGAATAATGAATGTCACGATATGAATGAGAAGTGGATTCTGGGTGAGCAATACGCTGCTGGGCAAACCGCTTTACAAGATCTAGAACAATTTTTACTTCAAATCAGCCGCCACCCAAACACTGCCCCATTTATCTGCACGCTATTGATTAAGCGCTTAGTCACTTCCAACCCCACCCAAGATTACGTTGCCCGCGTCGCGAGTGCATTTACCGTATCAGATGGTGATTTGTCTTATGTGATTCGAACAATACTCACCGACCCTGCGGTTCTGGAATCAGCTAGCCCTCAACTTGCCAAAGTACGAGAGCCCATATTGGCAATGACCTACCTGTACCGCGCAATGGATGCGTACCCCGGCAAAAATGGCGATATTGTTTATAACCCTATGGACTACAAAAACACGTTCAGACAATACCCTCTCGGCGCGCCGTCGGTGTTTAATTTTTTCCAACCCAGCGATACCCCATCCGGTGAGTTGTTGGATCGGAACCTTACTTCTCCTGAGCTTTCAATCATCGACTGGCAGTCACTCATTGATTTGTCGAACCTCTTTTACCGCTCTCTATTGGATTTTGGTCAAAACCGCAGTAACTCGAATACGCAAACAGAGCTCTACATTGCCCCCGTTGACTTAGAAGAACTGGCGGAAGCAGGGAAACGAGATGAGTTAATCGAAGCCATCAATACACGTTTTCTCAATGGGAGTGGATCGCCTAATGTCCTTGAGCGTGTTGCTGCGATTTACGATGGACACAACAACAAGTATTACGCTGTGCCAAAAATGCTGTTTATGGCGCTGATTTCCCCAGAATTCATGGTACAGGAGTAA
- a CDS encoding SDR family oxidoreductase — translation MNRLVVAGNGGIGLAMVKHLLKEYPEDGVFATYRRNLPELSDPNLRWIQMDAASDDSVKNALGRIQSLDWVINAAGFLHSHDHSPEKNIQQIDSTYFIEAMNSNALPSLLLAKYAFPLLRKSHHPMFTAISAKVGSISDNRLGGWYSYRASKAALNMIIKTLSIEWGRTLPKATVLALHPGTTDTHLSEPFQRNVPEGKLFTPERVARDLIAVIESAEPSQSGLLLAYDGSVIPW, via the coding sequence TTGAATAGATTGGTGGTGGCCGGAAACGGAGGTATAGGTCTGGCAATGGTGAAACACTTGCTAAAAGAATACCCCGAAGATGGCGTTTTCGCGACGTATCGACGCAACCTGCCAGAATTATCTGATCCGAATTTACGTTGGATACAAATGGATGCTGCTAGCGACGATTCCGTAAAAAATGCCTTAGGTCGAATTCAATCACTAGATTGGGTCATCAACGCTGCTGGCTTTTTACATTCACACGACCATTCGCCTGAAAAGAATATTCAGCAAATAGACAGTACGTATTTTATAGAAGCGATGAATTCGAATGCCCTGCCTTCGCTTTTGCTAGCCAAGTACGCCTTTCCCTTACTCAGAAAAAGTCACCACCCTATGTTTACCGCGATTTCAGCCAAAGTCGGCAGTATCAGCGATAACCGTTTAGGTGGTTGGTATAGCTACCGAGCATCCAAAGCGGCGCTGAACATGATCATTAAAACACTGAGTATCGAGTGGGGTCGCACACTTCCCAAAGCAACCGTACTCGCTTTGCATCCGGGAACCACCGATACTCATCTCTCTGAGCCTTTTCAGCGTAATGTTCCCGAAGGTAAGTTGTTTACTCCAGAGCGAGTTGCACGCGATCTGATTGCCGTCATTGAAAGTGCCGAACCATCGCAAAGTGGGCTACTTCTGGCTTACGATGGCTCGGTTATTCCTTGGTAG
- a CDS encoding DUF1501 domain-containing protein encodes MSITRRDFLKGSSATALSGMVPLSLTIPTSNALASEHNDYKALVCLFLHGGNDSFNLLIPDGGAHYSDYVTARPDIHVLPEDSLPIPNTEANQAVALNAAMPNLAAMMNEGTATTLVNIGTLIEPTDKTNWSDVKKPSNLGAHNKQQKAWQTSWGDGEYHPYGWAGMMMDILSNDAAIVSDSISFTGNSLLTGSSSNDIQVSSGGVRAMYPISHSNGVNNQFKKLTATTFDSPFQQEYVNRLQGILDFQVEIDTILNTYPADTRIPSSYLGKQLQMVRRMMQAASSLGHSRQVFFVHMGGFDNHSNQRSKHDGLLGAIDQAVSAFHMTLDELNLSDQVVTFSMSDFGRTIQNNSNKGTDHGWGSNQIVVGNAINGGVNYGTFPDFVRDGENAYGNKFIPTQSSEQMGATLCRWMGLSEEGVDVIFPSLHPQNTNPFDSRYLGFLGDYRASSLESELLIKNVNASVTRVNHTPQMAIDGDITTKWTAKGTGIHFLVELSSTSYVTQLLIAQAKGNVRQYFIDVEVSNNGIDFEPLNSAVTPGNTTEFIPISIQRSGVNFIRLTCNGNNDPVNTHLQAWNNIQELKVLGKVN; translated from the coding sequence ATGTCTATTACACGCCGAGATTTTTTAAAAGGTTCATCTGCAACTGCCCTTTCTGGCATGGTGCCTCTATCTCTAACGATACCCACATCCAATGCGCTGGCAAGTGAACATAACGATTACAAAGCGCTTGTCTGTCTATTTTTGCATGGCGGCAATGACTCTTTTAATTTGCTGATACCCGATGGTGGTGCCCACTATTCCGATTACGTTACCGCCCGCCCCGATATTCACGTATTGCCAGAAGACTCGTTACCCATTCCCAACACAGAAGCAAATCAAGCAGTCGCACTTAACGCAGCGATGCCGAACCTTGCCGCCATGATGAACGAAGGCACCGCCACCACATTGGTCAACATTGGTACCCTGATAGAGCCGACAGACAAAACCAATTGGAGTGATGTTAAAAAACCCAGCAATTTGGGCGCTCACAACAAACAGCAAAAAGCGTGGCAGACCAGTTGGGGGGACGGCGAATACCACCCATATGGCTGGGCAGGCATGATGATGGATATTTTAAGTAACGACGCTGCCATTGTGTCGGATTCTATTTCCTTTACCGGAAATTCACTGCTCACCGGAAGCAGTTCAAACGATATTCAGGTGTCCTCCGGTGGCGTGAGAGCAATGTACCCAATCAGCCATTCGAACGGAGTAAACAATCAGTTTAAAAAATTAACTGCGACAACGTTTGACTCTCCTTTCCAACAAGAATATGTAAATCGGTTGCAGGGTATTCTCGATTTCCAAGTAGAAATTGACACCATTCTTAATACCTACCCAGCTGATACGCGTATTCCCAGTTCCTATTTAGGGAAGCAACTTCAAATGGTTCGCCGGATGATGCAAGCTGCGAGTTCGTTAGGGCACAGCCGGCAAGTATTTTTTGTTCATATGGGCGGGTTTGATAATCACAGCAATCAAAGAAGCAAACATGATGGGCTACTGGGTGCGATAGACCAAGCGGTGAGCGCCTTTCACATGACCCTAGATGAGCTCAATTTATCTGACCAAGTGGTGACATTTTCGATGTCGGATTTTGGTCGTACAATTCAAAATAACAGCAACAAAGGTACTGATCATGGTTGGGGCAGCAATCAAATTGTGGTGGGTAACGCCATTAATGGCGGCGTGAATTACGGTACTTTCCCTGATTTTGTACGAGATGGAGAGAATGCTTACGGGAATAAGTTCATTCCTACTCAATCTTCCGAACAGATGGGCGCGACGCTCTGTCGATGGATGGGATTAAGTGAAGAAGGGGTTGATGTGATTTTCCCATCACTCCACCCACAGAATACGAACCCATTTGACAGTCGATATTTAGGGTTCTTGGGAGATTACCGCGCTTCCTCTCTAGAAAGTGAGTTATTGATAAAAAACGTAAACGCCTCTGTAACGCGCGTCAATCACACACCACAAATGGCAATCGACGGAGACATCACCACGAAATGGACAGCAAAAGGAACAGGCATTCATTTCCTTGTTGAACTCTCGAGCACAAGCTACGTGACTCAACTGCTTATTGCGCAGGCTAAAGGGAATGTTCGCCAATACTTCATTGATGTAGAAGTCAGTAATAATGGCATCGATTTTGAGCCGTTAAACAGCGCAGTTACCCCCGGAAACACAACGGAGTTCATTCCTATTTCTATTCAAAGATCTGGCGTTAACTTTATTCGCCTTACCTGCAACGGAAACAATGATCCTGTGAATACACACTTGCAAGCGTGGAATAATATTCAAGAGCTAAAAGTGTTAGGTAAGGTGAATTAA
- a CDS encoding M20 family metallo-hydrolase — translation MKNYGAIAQDWLSQLAQFSETQEGVTRRPFTVEHRKTLDQLTIWMEQAGLEVRLDNAGTLIGRYNSPVSSKTLLFGSHQDSIRKGGKYDGIMGIVLPIIALKDIIDQGVELPFSVEILAFADEEGVRFPTALIGPRALAGTLDTSVMKLKDADGISIQEAMAQFGLSSDDLGSLIRNPQELLGYLEVHIEQGPILEANDLALGVVSAICGIERHEVQFVGESAHAGTCPMELRKDALSAAALLIAEVEAYARSTPELKATVGRLNVEPNVVNAIPSHAAFSIEIRSPNDNVRLAAGAHFHQYAEKLAEERGLDASASKTYEQIAQPCSPVLQSKLQSALSNVGQPDFVLPSGATHDASAMADLTPMGMLFVRSENGLSHNPAEFTTSEDMNLAIEALIELLTNWKN, via the coding sequence ATGAAGAATTACGGTGCAATAGCTCAAGACTGGTTAAGCCAGCTTGCCCAGTTTTCAGAAACACAAGAAGGCGTAACACGCAGACCATTCACGGTCGAGCATAGAAAAACTCTCGATCAGCTGACGATATGGATGGAGCAAGCCGGGCTTGAAGTCAGGCTCGATAACGCTGGCACCTTGATTGGACGCTATAACAGCCCAGTTTCTTCCAAGACGTTACTTTTTGGCTCTCACCAAGATTCCATCCGTAAAGGTGGTAAATACGATGGCATCATGGGTATCGTACTGCCTATCATCGCCTTAAAAGACATAATCGACCAAGGCGTTGAGCTGCCCTTTTCGGTCGAAATTTTGGCGTTTGCTGATGAAGAAGGTGTGCGCTTCCCAACCGCTTTGATAGGACCAAGAGCGCTGGCTGGTACTCTGGATACATCCGTTATGAAATTAAAAGATGCGGATGGTATCAGCATTCAAGAAGCCATGGCTCAGTTTGGGTTATCAAGCGATGATTTGGGCTCGCTTATCCGAAACCCGCAAGAACTGCTGGGTTATCTGGAAGTCCATATAGAACAAGGACCAATTTTAGAAGCGAATGATTTGGCACTCGGTGTGGTGAGTGCCATTTGTGGGATAGAGCGACACGAAGTCCAATTTGTTGGTGAATCGGCACACGCAGGAACTTGCCCAATGGAACTCAGAAAAGATGCATTGAGCGCCGCCGCCCTACTAATAGCCGAGGTAGAAGCATATGCGCGCTCAACCCCAGAACTGAAAGCCACCGTTGGCAGGCTCAATGTTGAACCGAATGTTGTAAACGCCATCCCCAGCCACGCAGCGTTCAGTATCGAGATTCGCTCGCCTAATGACAACGTTCGCTTAGCCGCAGGAGCTCATTTTCATCAATATGCGGAGAAGCTAGCAGAAGAAAGAGGGCTGGACGCCAGTGCCTCCAAAACTTACGAGCAAATTGCCCAGCCATGTTCACCAGTACTTCAATCTAAATTGCAAAGTGCCCTAAGCAACGTAGGGCAGCCTGATTTCGTCTTGCCTTCAGGGGCAACCCACGACGCCTCAGCCATGGCAGATCTCACCCCAATGGGTATGCTGTTTGTCCGGAGTGAAAATGGGTTAAGCCACAACCCCGCTGAATTTACCACCAGCGAAGACATGAACCTGGCCATTGAAGCGCTCATTGAGCTTCTGACCAACTGGAAAAACTAA